In one window of Vibrio sp. DW001 DNA:
- a CDS encoding DMT family transporter, with the protein MNERRALGFGIAAVMLWSTVATAFKITLQEFTPIQMLTVASFVSAVTLFSLCHFQGKVNQIFTTFFSNPLYFVILGLINPLAYYLILFKAYELLPASQAQPLNYSWAITLTLMAAVFLGQKIKKQDWFACALGYFGVVIIATKGDLLALDFDSPLGVGLALLSTLLWSGYWILNAKNKADPVIGVFLGFVVALPFAVALCFYEQSSWDMSIKGWLAVTYVGLFEMGITFVLWISALKSTENTARISNLIFISPFVSLLLLAYIIGEEIHLSTLVGLVMIVIGLLVQQLKSKH; encoded by the coding sequence ATAAATGAACGTCGCGCTTTAGGATTTGGTATTGCTGCTGTCATGCTTTGGTCAACAGTTGCCACCGCTTTTAAAATAACCTTGCAAGAATTTACACCTATTCAAATGTTGACTGTGGCGAGTTTTGTTTCTGCGGTAACCTTATTCTCACTCTGTCATTTCCAAGGGAAAGTGAATCAGATATTCACTACCTTCTTCTCCAATCCACTCTATTTCGTCATCCTTGGGCTCATCAATCCATTGGCGTATTACTTAATACTCTTTAAGGCCTATGAGTTACTACCGGCCTCACAAGCGCAGCCATTAAACTACAGCTGGGCGATTACATTAACGTTGATGGCCGCAGTTTTTCTCGGTCAAAAAATAAAAAAACAAGATTGGTTTGCGTGCGCGCTTGGTTATTTCGGTGTTGTGATTATTGCCACAAAGGGAGATTTACTGGCACTTGATTTTGATAGCCCACTCGGCGTTGGCTTGGCATTATTATCCACGCTACTTTGGTCCGGCTACTGGATTCTCAATGCGAAAAATAAAGCTGATCCAGTCATTGGCGTCTTTTTAGGCTTTGTTGTTGCCTTGCCTTTTGCTGTCGCTCTTTGTTTTTATGAACAGTCCTCATGGGATATGAGTATAAAAGGATGGCTAGCCGTTACCTATGTCGGACTATTTGAAATGGGAATTACCTTTGTTCTTTGGATATCTGCACTAAAATCCACCGAGAATACCGCGAGAATAAGTAATCTAATTTTTATCTCTCCGTTTGTTTCATTGCTTTTACTTGCCTATATCATCGGTGAAGAAATACATCTCTCAACCTTGGTGGGGCTAGTTATGATCGTCATCGGGTTACTTGTACAGCAATTAAAGAGTAAGCATTAA
- the rmuC gene encoding DNA recombination protein RmuC: MQWIIENQELVITILVSGIFSAFIVGWWIKQKYQFQIQLLKQQAEADQNLLSSKNEQLEQSIQRTQTELEQLDIDRDKAAHELTQTHGQLMAAMENLRHFDSVKKERLRFSQLLELAREEISQRKAELREQQARHQEESKAVHEKVELLEKAELRLKQEFEQLANNLFDAKTAKVDQQNKQSLEGLLTPLKEQLEGFKKQVTDSYGMEAKERHTLVHEIKSLQKLNEQMTKEAVNLTQALKGDNKQQGNWGEVVLARVLAESGLREGHEYQTQVSLQDDAGKRYQPDVIVYLPHEKQVIVDSKMALVAYERYFNAESDADKQQAISDHLSALRGHIKGLSLKDYQHLKGIQSLDYVLMFIPVEPAFQVAIEADPSLVKDAMENNIILVSPTTLLVALRTIDNLWRNERQNQNAKVIADRASKLYDKLRLFVTDMESVGQSLDKANQNYQGAMSKLATGRGNVIRQAESFKELGVEVKRSIPTSIIELEQNCLTEASAKERHQAEDKVN, from the coding sequence ATGCAGTGGATTATAGAAAATCAAGAACTCGTTATTACTATTCTCGTTAGTGGTATTTTTTCGGCATTTATTGTCGGTTGGTGGATAAAACAAAAGTATCAGTTTCAGATTCAGTTGCTAAAACAACAAGCGGAAGCCGACCAAAACTTGCTTAGTTCTAAAAACGAGCAACTTGAGCAGAGCATTCAGCGAACTCAAACAGAATTAGAACAGTTGGATATCGATAGAGATAAAGCGGCGCATGAATTAACACAAACTCATGGTCAGCTAATGGCTGCCATGGAAAATTTACGCCACTTTGATTCTGTAAAAAAAGAACGTTTGAGGTTTTCTCAACTACTTGAGCTTGCCAGAGAAGAGATATCACAAAGAAAAGCGGAATTAAGAGAGCAACAAGCAAGGCATCAAGAAGAAAGTAAGGCCGTTCATGAAAAGGTCGAATTATTGGAGAAGGCAGAGCTGCGTCTAAAGCAAGAGTTTGAACAGCTCGCTAATAACCTTTTTGATGCCAAGACGGCGAAAGTTGATCAGCAAAATAAGCAAAGTCTTGAAGGGCTGCTCACACCGTTAAAAGAACAGTTAGAAGGTTTTAAAAAGCAGGTAACAGATAGCTATGGTATGGAAGCCAAAGAGCGGCACACACTGGTTCATGAAATTAAAAGTTTACAGAAACTTAATGAGCAAATGACGAAAGAAGCCGTCAATTTAACCCAGGCCTTGAAAGGTGACAACAAACAGCAAGGTAATTGGGGTGAGGTGGTTTTGGCTCGAGTGTTAGCCGAGTCTGGCTTGCGAGAGGGGCATGAATATCAAACACAAGTTAGCCTTCAAGATGACGCGGGTAAGCGCTATCAACCGGATGTCATTGTGTACCTTCCTCATGAAAAGCAGGTAATTGTTGACTCAAAAATGGCGTTGGTTGCCTATGAAAGGTATTTTAACGCTGAATCAGATGCAGATAAACAGCAGGCGATAAGCGATCACTTATCCGCATTACGCGGCCATATCAAAGGCTTAAGCCTTAAAGACTACCAACATCTAAAAGGCATACAGAGCCTCGATTATGTATTAATGTTTATTCCCGTGGAACCTGCTTTTCAGGTTGCGATTGAGGCCGACCCAAGCTTAGTAAAAGATGCGATGGAAAATAATATCATTTTAGTCAGTCCCACAACGTTGTTGGTGGCGTTAAGAACGATTGATAACCTTTGGCGTAATGAAAGACAGAATCAAAATGCAAAAGTGATCGCGGATAGAGCAAGTAAACTTTATGATAAGTTAAGACTTTTCGTCACCGATATGGAATCGGTAGGGCAGTCATTAGACAAAGCGAATCAGAATTACCAAGGTGCAATGAGTAAACTGGCTACGGGTCGAGGAAATGTAATCCGGCAGGCAGAAAGCTTCAAAGAGTTAGGTGTCGAAGTTAAGCGCTCAATACCGACAAGTATTATTGAGTTAGAACAAAATTGCCTAACGGAAGCGTCGGCAAAAGAAAGACATCAGGCAGAGGATAAAGTAAACTGA
- the hemB gene encoding porphobilinogen synthase has translation MSVSIKGEFPVRRMRRMRKHDFSRRLMAENQISASDLIYPMFILMGKNRREAVDSMPGVERLSIDLMLEEAQLLAKLGVPAIALFPVVNQDVKSLCAQEAYNSEGLAQRAVRALKEHVPEIGVITDVALDPFTTHGQDGIIDETGYVMNEETTEVLIKQALSHAEAGADVIAPSDMMDGRIGRIREALEEAGYIHTQIMAYSAKYASNYYGPFRDAVGSASNLKGGNKKNYQMDPANSDEALHEVAMDINEGADMVMVKPGMPYLDIVRRVKSELQVPTFAYQVSGEYAMHKAAIQNGWLKEKETVMESLLCFKRAGADGILTYFAKDVALWLAEDNAKAKESISE, from the coding sequence GTGTCTGTTTCTATTAAAGGTGAATTTCCAGTACGACGTATGCGTCGTATGCGTAAGCATGATTTTAGTCGCCGTTTAATGGCCGAAAATCAGATAAGTGCGAGTGACCTTATCTACCCTATGTTTATACTAATGGGTAAAAATCGACGCGAAGCCGTTGATTCGATGCCAGGCGTAGAGCGTTTATCAATTGACTTGATGTTAGAGGAAGCTCAGTTACTTGCTAAATTGGGCGTGCCTGCTATCGCATTATTTCCCGTGGTTAATCAAGACGTCAAAAGTTTATGCGCGCAAGAGGCGTATAACTCGGAAGGATTAGCACAACGAGCAGTGAGAGCGCTAAAAGAGCACGTGCCGGAAATAGGTGTGATTACTGATGTAGCTCTGGATCCATTCACGACACACGGACAAGATGGCATCATCGATGAAACCGGTTATGTCATGAATGAAGAAACAACAGAAGTTTTAATCAAGCAGGCGCTTTCTCATGCAGAAGCCGGTGCTGACGTTATTGCTCCTTCAGATATGATGGATGGGCGAATTGGTCGTATCCGAGAAGCTTTGGAAGAGGCTGGATACATCCACACCCAAATAATGGCTTATTCTGCTAAGTACGCGTCGAACTATTATGGTCCGTTTAGAGATGCCGTCGGGTCAGCGTCAAACCTGAAAGGTGGTAATAAGAAAAATTATCAGATGGATCCTGCGAACAGTGATGAAGCATTGCATGAAGTTGCAATGGATATCAATGAAGGTGCGGATATGGTGATGGTTAAACCTGGTATGCCCTATTTAGATATTGTTCGTCGAGTAAAATCTGAACTGCAAGTTCCTACGTTCGCTTATCAAGTATCTGGCGAATATGCAATGCATAAAGCCGCTATTCAAAATGGTTGGTTAAAAGAGAAAGAGACCGTAATGGAATCATTGCTGTGCTTTAAGCGCGCAGGAGCGGATGGTATTTTGACCTATTTTGCCAAAGATGTAGCACTTTGGCTTGCAGAAGATAATGCCAAAGCGAAAGAAAGCATCAGCGAGTAA
- a CDS encoding SCP2 domain-containing protein — translation MLELGLTDQIATAAIETTINTLIKDNPEHGRRLNRLKGKVLQVHLIELKKTLTFVFSQQVDVLTHYEGSPDCYLSLHLTVLTQLKDQNNITRLIKQEKIELEGDLKLAQQFSQLMNDCKPDIEEWMSRVTGDIVAHTVVQGVKDTNAWVKKQANKHHNHVAQILTEEWKVAPSPLEIANFCNQVSDVELRAAKLVKSFTQLLEKA, via the coding sequence ATGCTTGAGCTAGGTTTGACGGATCAAATTGCTACAGCAGCAATAGAGACCACGATTAATACTCTGATTAAAGACAATCCTGAACATGGGCGACGCTTAAACCGTCTTAAAGGAAAGGTGTTGCAAGTTCATCTTATTGAATTAAAAAAAACACTTACTTTCGTTTTTAGTCAGCAAGTTGATGTGTTAACGCATTATGAAGGTTCGCCAGATTGCTATCTTTCTCTTCATTTAACCGTACTTACACAGCTTAAAGACCAAAACAATATCACTCGCTTGATCAAGCAAGAAAAAATTGAGCTTGAAGGTGATTTGAAATTAGCTCAACAATTCTCTCAATTAATGAATGATTGTAAACCCGACATCGAGGAATGGATGTCCAGAGTGACGGGTGATATCGTCGCTCATACCGTTGTACAAGGTGTCAAAGACACGAATGCTTGGGTTAAGAAACAAGCGAATAAGCATCATAATCATGTGGCACAAATACTGACAGAAGAATGGAAAGTCGCACCGAGCCCACTGGAAATTGCCAACTTTTGTAATCAGGTTTCAGACGTTGAGCTCCGTGCTGCCAAACTAGTTAAAAGCTTTACTCAATTGTTGGAGAAAGCATGA
- the tatC gene encoding twin-arginine translocase subunit TatC — MASAEQTQPLISHLLELRNRLLRALLAVLFIFVGLIYFASDIYVFVSSPLVDRLPEGATMIATDVASPFFTPLKLTLIASIFVAVPYILHQVWGFVAPGLYKHERKLVMPLMFSSSLLFYCGVAFAYYVVFPLVFSFFTAISLGSVEFATDISSYLDFVLALFFAFGIAFEVPVAIILLCWTGATNPKSLAEKRPYIVVAAFVFGMMLTPPDMISQTLLAIPMCILFEVGLFFARFYIKKDDDESSEEETEA, encoded by the coding sequence ATGGCATCAGCCGAGCAAACCCAACCTTTGATTAGCCATCTACTAGAGCTGAGAAATCGCCTTTTAAGAGCACTATTGGCTGTACTCTTCATATTTGTTGGTTTAATTTATTTTGCCAGTGACATTTATGTGTTTGTTTCGTCTCCATTAGTTGATCGCCTGCCTGAAGGGGCTACGATGATAGCAACAGACGTCGCTTCTCCCTTTTTTACGCCACTTAAATTAACGCTGATAGCGTCTATATTTGTTGCTGTACCTTATATTTTGCATCAGGTATGGGGATTTGTTGCTCCGGGCTTGTACAAACATGAACGTAAGTTAGTTATGCCGCTTATGTTTTCAAGTTCGCTGCTTTTTTATTGTGGCGTTGCATTCGCCTATTATGTTGTTTTTCCACTTGTTTTCAGTTTTTTTACTGCTATTTCGTTAGGCAGTGTAGAGTTCGCTACTGATATTTCGAGTTATTTAGACTTTGTTCTTGCTCTGTTTTTTGCATTTGGTATCGCATTTGAAGTACCTGTTGCAATTATATTGCTATGTTGGACTGGGGCGACAAATCCAAAGAGCCTTGCGGAGAAACGTCCGTATATTGTTGTTGCCGCTTTTGTATTCGGGATGATGTTAACGCCACCCGATATGATTTCACAGACACTGCTCGCGATTCCAATGTGTATATTGTTTGAAGTGGGGTTGTTTTTCGCTCGTTTCTATATAAAAAAAGACGACGATGAAAGTAGTGAGGAGGAAACAGAGGCTTAA
- the ubiB gene encoding ubiquinone biosynthesis regulatory protein kinase UbiB, with amino-acid sequence MRPAELRRLYHITKVQLEYGLDELIPEHELTKTPLLARKALFWIKNKHQDKALGVRLRLALQELGPVWIKFGQMMSTRRDLFPPHLADQLALLQDRVAPFDGQEAKDQMEKALGGKLENWFTDFDIEPLASASIAQVHTAKLKDSGREIVLKIIRPDIRLAIDADIKLMYRMAKIVAKATAEARRLKPVEVVREYEKTLIDELDLRREAANAIQLRRNFEGSEELYVPEVMTDFSSEALMVSERIYGIQVSDIEGLEANGTNMKLLAERGVSVFFTQVFRDSFFHADMHPGNVFVNPEHADNPQWIGLDCGIVGTLNTEDKRYLAENFLAFFNRDYRKVAELHVDSGWVPPDTNLQEFEFAIRIVCEPIFAKPLCEISFGHVLLNLFNTARRFNMEVQPQLILLQKTLLYVEGLGRQLYPQLDLWDTAKPFLEKWMANQVGPQAVVNAIKEKAPFWAERLPELPELLYDSLKQGKAMNHKMEQLYTGYRATKQQHAKGILTFGVGATLVVCSAILLLSPYQDIAIASAVTGVLCWLVSWRIHSK; translated from the coding sequence ATGAGACCAGCAGAGTTACGACGCCTGTATCACATCACTAAAGTTCAGTTAGAGTATGGTTTGGATGAATTAATTCCTGAACATGAACTGACTAAAACCCCCTTGCTTGCTCGTAAAGCGCTTTTTTGGATCAAGAATAAGCATCAAGACAAAGCGCTTGGCGTTAGGCTACGGTTAGCGCTCCAAGAATTAGGGCCAGTTTGGATTAAGTTTGGTCAGATGATGTCGACTCGTCGAGATCTGTTTCCTCCTCATTTAGCCGATCAACTTGCTCTTTTGCAGGATCGCGTAGCGCCATTTGATGGTCAGGAAGCAAAGGATCAAATGGAAAAAGCGCTAGGGGGAAAATTAGAAAATTGGTTTACGGACTTTGATATTGAGCCGTTAGCTTCCGCATCAATTGCTCAAGTCCATACTGCAAAGTTAAAAGATAGCGGTAGAGAAATCGTACTCAAGATCATACGCCCAGATATTCGCCTTGCGATTGATGCGGATATTAAGTTGATGTATCGAATGGCGAAGATCGTTGCTAAAGCAACAGCCGAAGCTAGGCGCTTAAAGCCGGTAGAAGTGGTACGAGAGTATGAAAAAACGCTAATTGATGAATTAGATCTTCGTCGAGAAGCCGCTAACGCAATACAACTTAGACGGAATTTTGAAGGGAGCGAAGAGCTCTATGTTCCTGAGGTTATGACGGATTTCAGCAGTGAAGCTTTAATGGTATCGGAACGTATTTACGGTATTCAAGTTTCTGATATTGAAGGGTTAGAAGCGAACGGCACTAATATGAAGTTGCTCGCGGAACGCGGTGTTAGCGTTTTCTTTACCCAAGTTTTTCGTGACAGTTTTTTTCATGCAGATATGCACCCCGGTAATGTGTTTGTGAATCCAGAGCATGCTGACAATCCACAATGGATTGGCCTTGATTGCGGGATCGTAGGTACGTTAAACACAGAAGATAAACGTTATCTTGCAGAGAATTTTCTTGCTTTCTTTAATCGTGATTACCGTAAAGTCGCGGAACTGCATGTCGATTCCGGTTGGGTACCACCAGATACCAATCTACAAGAATTTGAATTTGCTATTCGCATTGTATGTGAACCTATTTTTGCTAAACCGCTGTGTGAAATCTCTTTCGGTCATGTGTTATTGAATCTATTCAATACAGCCCGCCGTTTTAATATGGAAGTACAACCGCAGTTGATCCTGTTACAAAAAACATTACTCTATGTTGAAGGTTTGGGTCGGCAGCTCTACCCACAGTTAGATTTGTGGGATACGGCTAAACCATTTTTAGAAAAGTGGATGGCTAATCAGGTTGGGCCCCAAGCGGTCGTTAATGCGATCAAAGAAAAAGCGCCATTTTGGGCGGAGCGATTACCTGAACTTCCTGAATTGCTTTACGACAGCCTTAAGCAGGGTAAGGCCATGAATCACAAAATGGAGCAGCTTTATACTGGCTACCGAGCGACGAAGCAACAACATGCTAAAGGGATATTAACCTTTGGTGTTGGCGCGACATTGGTTGTTTGCTCAGCGATTCTATTGCTAAGTCCTTATCAGGATATTGCTATTGCTTCCGCTGTCACTGGTGTTTTGTGTTGGTTAGTAAGTTGGCGCATACACAGCAAGTAG
- the tatA gene encoding Sec-independent protein translocase subunit TatA, which yields MGGISIWQLLIIAVIVVLLFGTKKLRNMGGDLGSAVKGFKNAMSDEDAAKKEAKDADFEQQNLEQKSEQASTEEVKKDKEKV from the coding sequence ATGGGCGGTATTAGTATTTGGCAGTTGCTTATCATAGCAGTTATCGTTGTTTTACTATTTGGAACTAAAAAGCTACGCAACATGGGTGGTGATTTGGGTTCTGCAGTAAAAGGATTTAAAAATGCCATGAGTGACGAAGACGCGGCGAAAAAAGAAGCCAAAGACGCAGACTTCGAACAGCAAAATTTAGAGCAGAAGTCAGAACAGGCTTCTACTGAAGAAGTTAAAAAAGACAAAGAGAAGGTCTAA
- a CDS encoding TatD family hydrolase — protein sequence MIDTHAHIYASEFDNDRKEVIHRALSQGIDTILLPNINLDSIKPMLATEAQYVDVCRSMMGLHPCYVNGEVKQTLATIHSWFEKHNFIAVGEIGIDLYWDKTYKAEQEYAFITQLNWAKEMSLPIVIHTRDSIEETLHLLRSEQDGSLTGVFHCFGGSIDEAKAINELGFHLGLGGVSTFKNGGMDKVIPSLDLDYVILETDCPYLAPVPHRGKRNEPSYTALVAKRVAELRALDIAEVDRLTTENAKRLFKLNLES from the coding sequence ATGATAGATACCCATGCCCACATATACGCTTCCGAATTTGACAACGATCGTAAAGAAGTCATTCATAGGGCGTTAAGTCAGGGAATAGATACTATTTTATTGCCTAACATTAACCTAGACTCAATCAAGCCCATGCTGGCTACTGAGGCGCAATATGTTGATGTTTGTCGCTCAATGATGGGGTTACATCCATGTTATGTAAATGGAGAGGTCAAACAGACTCTAGCAACGATTCACTCTTGGTTTGAAAAGCACAATTTTATTGCGGTTGGTGAGATAGGAATTGACCTCTATTGGGATAAAACCTACAAAGCCGAACAGGAATACGCCTTTATTACCCAACTAAACTGGGCGAAAGAGATGTCGTTACCTATTGTCATCCATACTAGAGATTCAATTGAAGAAACGCTTCATTTATTGCGAAGCGAACAGGATGGCTCTTTAACCGGTGTATTTCATTGCTTTGGTGGCAGCATTGACGAAGCAAAAGCGATTAACGAACTCGGATTTCATCTTGGATTAGGCGGGGTATCAACATTCAAGAATGGTGGTATGGACAAAGTAATCCCAAGCTTAGACCTAGACTATGTCATTTTAGAAACCGACTGTCCGTATCTTGCACCAGTGCCACATCGAGGTAAACGTAACGAACCATCATATACCGCATTAGTCGCGAAACGAGTTGCTGAACTAAGGGCGTTGGATATTGCGGAAGTAGACCGTTTAACCACGGAGAATGCTAAACGACTATTTAAGCTAAATCTTGAATCTTGA
- the tatB gene encoding Sec-independent protein translocase protein TatB, protein MFDIGFWELVLISVVGLVVLGPERLPVAIRSVSKFINSAKAMANGVKDELTHELKIQELQDNLKKAEKMGMEDLAPDLKASVEELKKAAADVQRPYATESKSTDPAQPEKVNAVKVDVPEEKKPD, encoded by the coding sequence GTGTTTGATATCGGTTTTTGGGAACTGGTATTAATATCTGTCGTAGGTTTAGTAGTCCTTGGTCCAGAGCGTTTACCAGTTGCGATACGCAGTGTTTCAAAATTTATCAACAGCGCAAAGGCAATGGCAAATGGGGTAAAAGATGAACTTACCCACGAGCTGAAAATTCAAGAATTACAAGATAACCTTAAAAAAGCCGAGAAAATGGGGATGGAAGATCTCGCCCCTGATCTAAAAGCATCAGTTGAAGAACTGAAAAAAGCGGCTGCAGATGTTCAAAGACCTTATGCTACAGAGTCTAAATCAACGGATCCCGCTCAACCTGAAAAGGTGAATGCCGTGAAAGTTGATGTACCTGAAGAAAAAAAGCCAGATTAA
- the ubiE gene encoding bifunctional demethylmenaquinone methyltransferase/2-methoxy-6-polyprenyl-1,4-benzoquinol methylase UbiE has product MTDISLNENSAIPSDETTHFGFKTIAKDEKVAKVAEVFHSVATKYDIMNDLMSGGVHRIWKRFTIDCSGARPGQKILDLGGGTGDLTAKFSRIVGEQGHVILADINNSMLNVGRDKLRNVGVVGNVHYVQANAEDLPFPDDYFDCITISFCLRNVTDKDKALRSMFRVLKPGGRLLVLEFSKPVLKPLSKIYDTYSFHLLPKMGQLIANDSESYRYLAESIRMHPDQETLKGMMDDAGFEQTRYYNLTGGIVALHRGYKF; this is encoded by the coding sequence ATGACCGATATAAGCCTAAATGAAAACTCAGCGATACCATCAGATGAGACGACACACTTTGGTTTTAAAACGATAGCCAAAGATGAGAAAGTCGCCAAAGTAGCGGAAGTATTCCACTCTGTAGCAACGAAATACGATATTATGAACGATCTAATGTCAGGCGGTGTTCACCGTATCTGGAAGCGCTTTACTATTGATTGTAGTGGAGCAAGACCAGGTCAAAAAATTCTGGACCTTGGTGGTGGCACCGGTGATCTGACGGCAAAGTTTTCTCGCATTGTTGGTGAACAAGGCCATGTCATTCTTGCAGACATAAATAACTCAATGCTGAATGTAGGCCGTGACAAACTGCGTAATGTTGGTGTCGTCGGTAACGTGCATTATGTACAAGCAAACGCTGAAGATCTTCCCTTTCCTGATGACTATTTTGATTGCATTACAATTAGCTTTTGCTTGAGAAACGTAACAGACAAAGATAAAGCATTACGTTCGATGTTTCGTGTACTTAAGCCGGGCGGACGATTACTCGTGCTTGAGTTTTCTAAGCCAGTATTAAAACCATTATCTAAGATCTATGATACTTACTCATTCCACTTGTTACCTAAAATGGGACAGCTGATAGCGAATGATTCAGAAAGCTATCGATATCTGGCTGAGTCTATTCGTATGCATCCAGATCAAGAAACACTCAAAGGTATGATGGATGATGCTGGTTTCGAGCAAACCCGCTATTACAATCTAACGGGCGGTATTGTTGCTTTGCATCGCGGCTACAAATTCTGA